GACCTCGGCGAGCTGCGCGCCTGGATCGCCACGCACAGCCGCGCGGGCGCGCTCGTCTTCCTCGGCCTCTTCGCGCTGCTCGGCGTGAGCGCGCTGCCCGGCCTGCCGCTCACGCTCGCGGCGGGCGCCCTCTTCGGCACGGTGAAGGGCCTGATCGTCGCCAGCGCGGGCACCACGCTGGGCGCCGCGCTGGCTTTCTTGCTCGCCCGCGGTCTTGGGCGCGACTTCGTGCGCCGGCGCCTGGAGCACCGCCGCGGCTTCCAGCGCCTCGAGCGCTGGACGGCCCAGCGCGGCGCGCTCGCCGTCGCCCTCGCGCGCCTCTTCCCGATCTTCCCCTACAGCCTGCTCAACTTCGCCCTCGGCCTCACTCGCGTGCGCTTCGGCACCTACCTCTTCTGGACCTGGCTCGCGATGCTGCCCGGCCACCTCTTCTATGTCGCCGGCAGCGACGCCCTCGCGCAGCTCGTGGCGGGCG
This portion of the bacterium genome encodes:
- a CDS encoding TVP38/TMEM64 family protein, encoding MAWMISIHAVNGQAKDLILREIVHPPPGAGGRGLVACPDPRRWASVCGPRRRAPAPGPSRGGGVHATRKPAIPRGVWLRALALPLIVGGCFWLGHALGLGSDLGELRAWIATHSRAGALVFLGLFALLGVSALPGLPLTLAAGALFGTVKGLIVASAGTTLGAALAFLLARGLGRDFVRRRLEHRRGFQRLERWTAQRGALAVALARLFPIFPYSLLNFALGLTRVRFGTYLFWTWLAMLPGHLFYVAGSDALAQLVAGGRLPLRLVFIAAGVLVFLALLVPWAKRRLREGPGEEPD